The following are from one region of the Achromobacter xylosoxidans genome:
- a CDS encoding IclR family transcriptional regulator produces MPRKAATESLADSDAAQGGVAAVDRALSLMSVYAPGDKALSLGELAERTRLYKSTVLRLLASLEHAGWIQRLDDGRYALGGEIARLHGLYAASFSLEEVVMPVLRDLVAATGESAAYHVRQGDARLCLYRVDSPHPVRDHIRAGDLLPLDRGSGGRVLTAYDPVLGRAPGPDQELHARIRADGYFAAMGDRLAEVAGISAPVFLLNGEIAAAVTLTAPVHRYVAAHLAAVREAARRLTGKVG; encoded by the coding sequence ATGCCCCGTAAAGCCGCCACGGAATCCCTGGCCGATAGCGATGCCGCCCAGGGCGGCGTGGCCGCGGTGGACCGCGCGCTCAGCCTGATGTCGGTTTACGCGCCGGGTGACAAGGCCCTGTCACTGGGAGAACTGGCCGAGCGTACGCGCCTGTACAAGAGCACGGTCCTGCGACTGCTGGCGTCGCTGGAGCACGCCGGATGGATCCAGCGCCTGGACGACGGCCGCTATGCCCTGGGTGGAGAAATCGCCCGTCTCCACGGTCTCTACGCCGCCTCGTTTTCGTTGGAAGAGGTGGTCATGCCGGTGTTGCGCGACCTGGTCGCCGCGACCGGCGAAAGCGCGGCCTATCACGTGCGCCAGGGCGATGCGCGCCTGTGCCTTTACCGCGTGGATTCGCCGCATCCGGTGCGCGACCACATCCGTGCGGGCGATTTGCTGCCGCTGGACCGCGGCAGCGGCGGGCGCGTCCTGACGGCCTACGACCCCGTGTTGGGGCGGGCGCCGGGACCGGATCAGGAACTGCATGCGCGCATCCGCGCCGACGGCTATTTCGCGGCCATGGGCGACCGCCTGGCGGAAGTGGCGGGCATTTCCGCTCCAGTCTTTCTGCTCAATGGCGAGATCGCAGCGGCGGTGACGCTGACCGCCCCCGTCCATCGTTATGTTGCCGCCCATCTGGCAGCGGTGCGGGAGGCGGCGCGGCGCCTGACCGGAAAAGTGGGCTAG
- a CDS encoding FAD-dependent monooxygenase, protein MKIAVIGAGPAGLYFSLLAKKHAPQHDITVYERNPRGATYGWGVVFSDIGLSFLREADPEFFKAFVAHHERCDYMEIIHQGARVQVQGNHFSRTARIDMLEVLERACLEAGVKILHEQRIDDVERLAAEVDMVVAADGSNSAVRKQYAEHFRPSFERRRNKFAWYGTRQRFHPVSLIFRETDHGIFIAHSYQYSKDLSTFLVEVDPDTWQRAGLDAASEDASRRYCAEVFRADLGANELLGNRSLWFEANIVRNERWSHRNIVLLGDALRTVHFSLGSGTRMAMQDAIALHQGLTRHPDDTQAAFAHFEAQRRPASSNFQSAAARSLDWYENVADKMHLDPVSFAYDYMRRTGQVSHDDLRQRDPGFAAAYEALHPEAAAVS, encoded by the coding sequence ATGAAGATCGCCGTCATCGGAGCCGGCCCCGCCGGCCTGTACTTTTCGCTGCTCGCCAAGAAGCATGCGCCGCAGCACGATATCACCGTGTACGAACGGAACCCGCGCGGCGCCACCTACGGCTGGGGCGTGGTGTTCTCGGACATCGGCCTGTCCTTCCTGCGCGAAGCCGACCCGGAATTCTTCAAGGCCTTTGTCGCGCACCACGAACGCTGCGACTACATGGAAATCATCCATCAGGGCGCCCGCGTCCAGGTCCAGGGCAACCATTTCTCGCGCACGGCCCGCATCGACATGCTGGAAGTCCTGGAGCGCGCCTGCCTGGAAGCGGGCGTCAAGATCCTGCATGAACAGCGGATCGACGACGTGGAGCGGCTGGCCGCGGAAGTGGACATGGTGGTGGCTGCCGACGGCAGCAACAGCGCCGTGCGCAAGCAGTACGCCGAACACTTCCGGCCGAGCTTCGAACGCCGTCGCAACAAGTTCGCCTGGTACGGCACGCGCCAGCGCTTTCATCCGGTGTCGCTGATCTTCCGCGAAACGGACCACGGCATCTTCATCGCGCACAGCTACCAGTACAGCAAGGACCTCAGCACCTTCCTGGTGGAAGTGGACCCGGACACCTGGCAACGCGCCGGCCTGGACGCGGCCAGCGAGGACGCAAGCCGCCGCTATTGCGCAGAAGTTTTCCGCGCCGACCTGGGCGCCAACGAACTGCTGGGCAACCGTTCGCTCTGGTTCGAGGCCAACATCGTGCGCAATGAGCGCTGGTCGCACCGCAACATCGTCCTGCTTGGCGACGCGTTGCGCACCGTGCATTTCTCGCTCGGCTCCGGCACCCGCATGGCGATGCAGGACGCGATCGCGCTGCATCAAGGCCTCACGCGGCATCCCGACGACACGCAGGCCGCGTTCGCGCACTTCGAGGCGCAGCGCCGCCCGGCTTCGTCCAACTTCCAGAGCGCCGCCGCGCGCAGCCTGGACTGGTACGAGAACGTGGCCGACAAGATGCACCTGGACCCGGTGTCCTTCGCCTACGACTACATGCGCCGCACGGGCCAGGTCAGCCACGACGACCTGCGCCAGCGCGATCCGGGCTTCGCCGCGGCCTACGAGGCGCTGCACCCGGAGGCGGCGGCCGTGTCCTGA
- a CDS encoding acyl-CoA thioesterase, translating into MTSTEYVLSETPFIVRRRVKWGDCDPAGVVYTVTFGEYVLSAAELFYGHLFNGTPQRIKDEHGFGTPTRALSFDFQASLWPDEEFDMCVRVEEIRTRTYTLHVAGSVRGQPAFDARLTPICVARGERRAIEVPAALRGALQSYQQACAQAEANRSEAK; encoded by the coding sequence ATGACCAGCACTGAATACGTCTTGAGCGAAACGCCTTTCATCGTGCGCCGCCGCGTCAAATGGGGCGACTGCGATCCCGCCGGCGTGGTCTACACCGTCACTTTTGGCGAATACGTGCTGTCAGCGGCCGAACTGTTCTACGGCCACCTGTTCAACGGCACGCCGCAGCGCATCAAGGATGAGCACGGCTTCGGCACGCCGACGCGCGCGCTGTCCTTCGACTTCCAGGCCTCGCTGTGGCCCGACGAGGAATTCGACATGTGCGTCAGGGTCGAGGAAATCCGCACCCGCACCTACACCCTGCACGTGGCCGGCAGCGTGCGCGGCCAGCCGGCGTTCGACGCCAGGCTGACCCCGATCTGCGTGGCGCGCGGCGAACGGCGCGCCATCGAAGTGCCCGCCGCGCTGCGCGGCGCGCTGCAGTCATATCAGCAAGCCTGCGCGCAGGCCGAAGCAAACAGGAGTGAAGCCAAATGA
- a CDS encoding TetR/AcrR family transcriptional regulator, protein MNDASTKGALKGEALRTAILDAAATLFIKRGSGGTSIQDIAESLGLSRTAVYYYFKSKDEILRSLTEDVLSAAKKMAGETATREDLDPVEALRALVTRHADLILSRTAEFRVADRTEADMTPKQRAAVQASRRNVLENFSRVIENGIRDGQFRMVDPHVAAFSLIGMCNWSAWWYKPDGRLSRAEVAAIMADMAVQSLLRDASRRPRSPDVSESLRLVREDLDYLEKLVLPGGQLP, encoded by the coding sequence GTGAACGACGCAAGCACCAAGGGAGCGCTGAAGGGCGAAGCGCTGCGCACCGCCATACTCGACGCCGCTGCCACGCTATTCATCAAGCGCGGCAGCGGCGGCACCAGCATCCAGGACATCGCCGAATCCCTGGGCCTGAGCCGCACCGCGGTCTATTACTACTTCAAGAGCAAGGACGAGATCCTGCGTTCGCTGACCGAGGACGTGCTGAGCGCGGCCAAGAAAATGGCCGGCGAGACCGCCACCCGCGAGGACCTGGATCCAGTCGAGGCGCTGCGCGCGCTGGTCACGCGGCATGCCGACCTGATCCTGTCGCGCACCGCCGAGTTCCGCGTGGCCGACCGGACCGAGGCCGACATGACGCCCAAGCAGCGCGCCGCGGTGCAGGCGTCGCGCCGGAACGTGCTGGAGAACTTCAGCCGCGTCATCGAAAACGGCATCCGCGACGGCCAATTCCGCATGGTCGATCCGCACGTCGCCGCCTTCAGCCTCATCGGCATGTGCAACTGGTCGGCGTGGTGGTACAAGCCCGACGGCCGCCTGAGCCGCGCCGAAGTCGCGGCCATCATGGCCGACATGGCGGTGCAGTCATTGCTGCGCGACGCCTCCCGGCGTCCCAGGTCGCCGGACGTAAGCGAGTCCTTGCGGCTGGTGCGCGAGGATCTGGATTATCTGGAGAAGCTGGTGCTGCCGGGCGGGCAGTTGCCCTGA
- a CDS encoding VOC family protein, producing the protein MTATPKTPAPLRLHGVDHTARPTWRLRETVAFYRDILGLPLVHVISARGWGPATHPDFLHFFFDSGQGSTIAFFYYLGSDEPEALRGRSRMRPLPEDHVFDATHTAWLVESEDELKAWKQKLQDAGLEVSVETRHEVIESIYVRDPNGYFIEFTRKLRPLGEVDAIDAALTLQAAMQAEAEAESAGGRIQHIDDVWARKAALLQDRLELADVGAEPPVRIFVPRVEEFSSLVEDASGRENCTVVPGEHFDCIVSDGPVEFQRKALGLKPAVWYGLFTGGVSGTIDVLDRDRVRISAARH; encoded by the coding sequence ATGACTGCAACTCCCAAGACCCCCGCCCCCCTGCGCCTGCACGGCGTGGACCATACGGCGCGGCCCACCTGGCGCCTGCGCGAAACGGTCGCCTTCTACCGCGACATCCTCGGCCTGCCGCTGGTGCATGTGATCTCGGCGCGCGGCTGGGGTCCCGCCACGCACCCGGACTTCCTGCATTTCTTCTTCGACAGCGGCCAGGGCAGCACCATCGCGTTCTTCTATTACCTGGGCTCGGACGAACCCGAAGCGCTGCGCGGACGCAGCCGCATGCGGCCGCTGCCCGAAGACCATGTGTTCGACGCCACGCATACCGCCTGGCTGGTGGAAAGCGAGGACGAGCTCAAGGCCTGGAAGCAGAAGCTGCAGGATGCCGGGCTGGAAGTCTCGGTCGAAACCCGCCATGAAGTGATCGAATCCATCTACGTACGCGATCCCAACGGCTATTTCATCGAATTCACACGCAAGCTGCGGCCCCTGGGCGAAGTCGACGCGATCGACGCCGCCTTGACGCTGCAGGCGGCCATGCAGGCCGAAGCCGAAGCGGAATCGGCTGGCGGACGCATCCAGCACATCGACGACGTCTGGGCGCGCAAGGCGGCGCTGCTGCAAGACAGGCTGGAGCTGGCCGATGTCGGCGCCGAGCCGCCGGTGCGGATCTTCGTGCCGCGCGTCGAGGAGTTTTCGTCCCTGGTCGAGGACGCCTCGGGACGCGAAAACTGCACCGTGGTACCGGGCGAGCATTTCGACTGCATCGTTTCCGACGGCCCGGTGGAGTTCCAGCGCAAGGCCCTGGGGCTCAAGCCCGCCGTCTGGTATGGCTTGTTCACCGGCGGCGTCAGCGGCACGATCGACGTATTGGATCGGGACCGCGTCCGGATCTCGGCCGCGCGCCACTGA
- a CDS encoding AMP-binding protein: protein MRDIRHPIEGVIYHHPERARQYFASGAWEHSTVGAALHATARRCPERTALIIDEGSLSFRELDEQTDRLAAALLKLGLAPADRAIFQMGTTLETALALLACYKAGIVPVCSLPQHRELEIGQLSRQTRARGYFVQADFGKFDLPAFAAGMLAASDTLEHLVVARGDSPHGESLHALLDAMPLAEARLILADQGPGCEDVLSFQLSGGTTGMPKIIPRFHAEYLGHSLACARRYKMQDDDRIIWALPLLHNAAQVYVLIPVIAMGVSAVLMPRVDVPRMLELIERHRVTRAMSIGPIAPQIMAFPDLANYDLSSLRLFITMSAADRLEAHLNVPCSNLFGITEGLLLGSPADASEYERHHTQGRSGCPEDDIRLLAPGTEEPVAEGQMGELCFRGPATLPGFFDAPAANASAYTSDGYYRTGDMMTARLVDGATCYAFEGRLRDNINRGGEKIGCEEVEALVGAHPAISEARLVAMPDPFYGEKGCIFIIVRPGHAAPSLTELADFLTGQGLAKYKCPERIEQIEAFPVTKVGKLDKAALRHSVAEMLNQEAAKARENGNDQH from the coding sequence ATGCGAGATATACGCCACCCCATAGAGGGCGTGATCTACCACCACCCCGAGCGCGCCCGCCAGTATTTCGCCAGCGGCGCCTGGGAGCATTCGACCGTGGGCGCGGCGCTGCACGCCACGGCCCGGCGCTGCCCCGAACGCACCGCGCTGATCATCGACGAAGGCAGCCTGAGCTTTCGCGAACTGGACGAACAGACCGACCGGCTGGCCGCCGCCTTGCTGAAGCTGGGCCTGGCGCCCGCGGACCGCGCCATCTTCCAGATGGGCACCACGCTTGAAACCGCGCTGGCCTTGCTGGCCTGCTACAAGGCGGGGATCGTCCCGGTCTGTTCGTTGCCGCAGCACCGCGAGCTGGAGATCGGCCAGCTCTCGCGCCAGACCCGCGCCCGCGGCTATTTCGTGCAGGCCGACTTCGGCAAGTTCGATCTGCCGGCCTTTGCCGCCGGCATGCTGGCCGCCAGCGACACGCTGGAACACCTGGTCGTGGCGCGCGGCGACTCGCCGCATGGCGAGTCCCTGCATGCGCTGCTCGATGCGATGCCGCTGGCCGAGGCCCGCCTCATCCTGGCGGACCAGGGACCCGGCTGCGAGGACGTGCTGAGCTTCCAGCTGTCGGGCGGCACGACCGGCATGCCCAAGATCATCCCGCGCTTCCACGCCGAGTATCTGGGCCATTCGCTGGCCTGCGCCCGGCGCTACAAGATGCAGGACGACGACCGCATCATCTGGGCGCTGCCCCTGCTGCACAACGCGGCCCAGGTCTATGTGCTGATCCCCGTCATCGCCATGGGCGTGTCCGCGGTGCTGATGCCGCGGGTCGACGTGCCGCGCATGCTGGAGCTGATCGAACGCCACCGCGTCACCCGCGCCATGTCCATCGGGCCGATAGCGCCGCAGATCATGGCCTTTCCCGACCTGGCGAACTACGACCTGTCCTCCTTGCGCCTGTTCATCACCATGAGCGCCGCGGACCGCCTCGAAGCGCATCTGAACGTGCCCTGCTCCAACCTCTTCGGCATCACGGAAGGATTGCTGCTGGGCTCGCCCGCCGACGCGTCCGAGTACGAGCGGCACCATACGCAAGGCCGCTCGGGCTGTCCCGAGGACGACATCCGCCTGCTGGCGCCCGGCACCGAGGAACCGGTGGCCGAAGGCCAGATGGGCGAACTCTGCTTCCGCGGCCCCGCCACGCTGCCCGGATTCTTCGATGCCCCGGCGGCGAACGCCTCGGCCTATACCTCGGACGGCTATTACCGCACCGGCGACATGATGACGGCGCGCCTGGTCGATGGCGCAACCTGCTACGCCTTCGAAGGCCGCCTGCGCGACAACATCAACCGCGGCGGCGAGAAGATCGGCTGCGAGGAAGTCGAGGCGCTGGTCGGCGCGCATCCCGCGATTTCCGAAGCGCGCCTGGTGGCCATGCCCGACCCCTTCTACGGCGAGAAAGGCTGCATCTTCATCATCGTCCGGCCTGGCCACGCGGCGCCCAGCCTGACGGAACTGGCGGACTTCCTCACGGGCCAGGGGCTCGCCAAATACAAATGCCCCGAACGCATCGAGCAGATCGAAGCCTTCCCCGTCACCAAGGTCGGCAAGCTCGACAAGGCCGCCCTGCGCCATAGCGTCGCGGAAATGCTCAATCAGGAAGCCGCAAAGGCCCGGGAGAACGGCAATGACCAGCACTGA
- a CDS encoding alpha/beta hydrolase has protein sequence MTTAAPSSQITAGFLNTDWNPRDLPAGASTRNVVLRTADGAATSGSLYQPAGPRPDTVVCVMHPREFMACHYLIPDIVGAGLAAWSQGARSVGNDLRLEHEQALQDVAAGLRFLREQGFKKIVLLGNSGGAGLYAFYAQQAGLPAGERVARTPGGKPSGLDALDMPEVHGLVLVGPHPGQGSLLLNCIDPSVADEKDALSAAPDLDPLAPENGYRPKGQARYAPEFVARYRQAQRDRVARLDAQARQMIADRLAARADLKSGADTSAARRRQAAHTPVLVVWRTDADLRCLDLSLDPSDRHPGSLWGKDPYASNYGAVGFARFCTPESWLSTWSGLSSNASMARTAGGINQPTLIVEYTGDQACFPSDVRAIHDAIPAPDKTHLRIRGDHHGRALVEGEEPGRYAAGRELAAWLRQRFL, from the coding sequence GTGACTACCGCCGCCCCCTCCAGCCAGATCACCGCCGGCTTTCTCAACACCGATTGGAATCCGCGCGACCTGCCCGCCGGCGCCTCGACCCGCAACGTCGTGCTGCGCACCGCGGACGGCGCCGCCACCTCCGGATCGCTGTACCAGCCGGCCGGCCCCCGTCCCGACACCGTGGTCTGCGTGATGCATCCGCGCGAGTTCATGGCCTGCCACTACCTGATCCCCGACATCGTCGGCGCCGGTCTTGCGGCGTGGTCGCAAGGCGCGCGCTCGGTCGGCAACGATCTCAGGCTGGAACACGAACAGGCGCTGCAGGACGTGGCCGCCGGCCTGCGCTTCCTGCGCGAGCAGGGTTTCAAGAAGATCGTGCTGCTGGGCAATTCCGGCGGCGCCGGCCTGTACGCGTTCTATGCGCAGCAGGCCGGCCTGCCCGCCGGCGAGCGCGTCGCCCGCACCCCGGGCGGCAAGCCCAGCGGGCTGGATGCACTGGACATGCCCGAGGTGCATGGCCTGGTGCTGGTGGGTCCGCATCCGGGCCAGGGTTCGCTGCTGCTGAATTGCATCGACCCCTCTGTCGCCGACGAGAAGGACGCACTGTCGGCGGCGCCGGACCTGGATCCGCTGGCGCCCGAGAACGGCTACCGGCCCAAGGGCCAGGCGCGCTATGCGCCGGAGTTCGTCGCCCGCTACCGCCAGGCGCAGCGCGACCGCGTGGCGCGCCTGGACGCGCAGGCGCGGCAGATGATCGCCGACCGCCTGGCGGCCCGCGCCGACCTCAAGAGCGGCGCCGACACATCCGCCGCACGCCGCCGCCAGGCCGCGCACACGCCGGTGCTGGTGGTCTGGCGCACCGACGCCGACCTGCGCTGCCTGGACCTCAGCCTGGATCCTTCCGACCGCCACCCGGGCTCGCTGTGGGGCAAGGATCCCTACGCGTCGAACTATGGCGCCGTCGGCTTCGCCCGCTTCTGCACGCCCGAGAGCTGGCTGTCGACCTGGTCCGGCCTGTCTTCCAACGCCAGCATGGCGCGCACCGCCGGCGGCATCAATCAGCCCACCCTGATCGTCGAATACACCGGCGACCAGGCCTGTTTCCCTTCCGACGTGCGCGCCATCCACGACGCCATCCCCGCGCCGGACAAGACCCACCTGCGCATCCGCGGCGACCACCACGGCCGCGCGCTGGTCGAAGGCGAAGAACCCGGGCGCTATGCGGCCGGCCGCGAACTGGCCGCCTGGCTGCGCCAACGTTTCCTGTAA